The segment TTACAAGAAAGAATCATAAGAATTTACCAGAAGGTGGATGGTATTCAAATGAGGCTTTAGATATATACTCATCCTTAGAAATCTACACAAAAAATCCAGCGTATTTATGGAAAATGGAAAAAAATTAGGGACTGTAGAGGAAGGAAAATATGCTGATTTAGTGGTTTTGAACGAAAATATATTGACTATACCAAAAGATGAAATATGGAAAGTTAAACCGATTATGACTTTAATAAATGGTGAGATTACATACGACAATTAGAATCAGACTTATTTTAGAAAAAATATGAGACAAGCTTTATTGTTTTAAAGTTTGTCTCAATATGAAAGAATTACATTTAATAAAAACTATGATGTATTACCATTTTAATAGAATTGCTCCAAAAGATAGTCCACCACCAAACCCAACTAAAATAATATAATCTCCTTTTTTCAAAAGATTACTTTTATTTAATTCATCTAAAGCTATAGGGATTGAACCAGCAGATGTATTAGCATAACTATCAATATTTATATAAAATTTATCTCTAGGTATTTTTAAATTTTTAGCAGCAGCATCAATTATTCTTTGATTAGCTTGGTGAGGTACAATATATTTTATTTCATCTAAAGATACTTTAGATAAATTTATAACAGATGAAATAGAAGTATTTATAGCATTTATAGCAAATTTCATGACTTTTGGACCGAGCATTTTTAATTTAAAAAATTCCAGTTCATTTTCTAAATTATTAAACGGAGTTTTACAGTAAGAATTCTTTAAGGTTAAAGAGTTTTCATTGTCATCAATATTGTCTAAAAATGTTGAAATAATTCCAGAATCATTATTTTTTTCATAGGATAATAATACCGATCCAGCTCCATCACCGAATACAATAGCAGTTCCTCTATCGTTCCAATCAACAAGTTGACTATTTAAATCTACTCCTACAACTATTCCTTTTTTTATATTTAAATTTTTCATCATACTTTCAGCGACTGATACAGCGTATAAGAATCCAGAACAAGCAACATTTATATCAAATACTATACAATGATTAAGTTTTAAATTTTTTTTAATATTTGCAGAAACCGTTGGAATGAGAGTATCAGGAGTCATTGTGGCACATATAATTAATCCAATTTCTGACAAATTTATATTATTTTCTTTTAGTAGTTCTTGACAAGCTTCAATAGCTAAAGAAGTTGTAGTTTCAACTGTGCAGAT is part of the Cetobacterium somerae ATCC BAA-474 genome and harbors:
- a CDS encoding beta-ketoacyl-ACP synthase III, yielding MGVQIIETGKKVPYKKITNFDLEKILDTTDEWIQDRTGIINRYICTVETTTSLAIEACQELLKENNINLSEIGLIICATMTPDTLIPTVSANIKKNLKLNHCIVFDINVACSGFLYAVSVAESMMKNLNIKKGIVVGVDLNSQLVDWNDRGTAIVFGDGAGSVLLSYEKNNDSGIISTFLDNIDDNENSLTLKNSYCKTPFNNLENELEFFKLKMLGPKVMKFAINAINTSISSVINLSKVSLDEIKYIVPHQANQRIIDAAAKNLKIPRDKFYINIDSYANTSAGSIPIALDELNKSNLLKKGDYIILVGFGGGLSFGAILLKW